A region from the Cryptococcus gattii WM276 chromosome H, complete sequence genome encodes:
- a CDS encoding uncharacterized protein (Similar to TIGR gene model, INSD accession AAW45703.1), with protein sequence MSYSITTQAVPQAPVQVSTPLPPPKNPSVNAREYSEGSMYDELNPEDLKASHDRYAAYRQWRHEIPTKKVNLFGHTNACSSTQSFGLQVGVGSANWNWQGGDQTSDTGTVPTTIVGRQKEQKDRELEIKAQALMTSVIPPQSNIPNARTKPSRAPSVPTQPASAVKSAFTLSRRPSVRQPIQPILAQPIPQPSQAKQIPTSSRYPFPTQPSKKPFPSPGTLLVPSPTHSATHAEREAYFASVTDLPLEMLIETQDGASASKKINIHVSTSRSDRDRAKGKIASNMSASSNTSLPSIEQKSKRARSLGSGGSSKISLGRRVTDVVKAESSSGVRRKSRPSVGRSLGSAGSRLERNITDSARTKSSTNQNSPKEYRYQASDHLPVPDAAPIKSHVTESITNRRFPLPSSHAFTQHQPTAGGTIKGVRSGETITIPQYLPKLSEAPIARAESKRLPPSIVAEAIKVPISVQTAPGGLAVPPVRISTEAAVILARKLAFLASTIHAHTLNTAPTHHTPSQEPLPPSTSLQMDVLYLTPPLPNPGPLPGPAPTHRHQKPLPRPALTPRPSNDALIANLEHVKGERGKGSLMAMFESAASPDSGIKTTCTPNIMVETSSEKEATIALQPSIAHHASQRSVNIPRPSHQRQPSARGSHPQPHGLHHPVSTLQYLDVPRSSRSRHGNGSDSGSGKRHSTGSANGSQNLPFLLSPQSNSQFSGTCRSDEDQVSFEVPQGSRRRLRVTLNWLKDGSRRGSSTNGGTSQKERSVQRSDKPPAVPPKELFCQEGSYNSKLPRQRGYRDGSQSEHPIPVNKLPNFDHSSTKIDPSHGHQKEKENQPMYGNWKQNLNSANPAFKLTFNPYYASAPLPRHNPTEVYNVRMPFAYPQPQPPEMSVYRPLDHGQRTEQVQKKGPESLEKESVDPPSEKMSPVAADDNISPTGGSVRAAAGVGAYPQSLSQRRQYPWRQGRNIFQRMFNRDSYQFTNRKTNPVNGELPSEDIHAWRRKIPVGRPPTAVQKNLPSTFTRPTIANTFGRGTAYDPARPGRVPDRWWERLMSTRQTDEQSTRKKLRLPDPAPLDPPRNTQQNRPRNQADTLPQKAPYLRNRIREKEEKRRQTGGETIQGMTVAREVDQEGEGLGNKSQEKWENPGATKIWSGYRIRPLAQSPHYVRPWGGTSSSSAQSILAFGQDLAAIEAPK encoded by the exons AACAGAAGGACAGAGAGCTGGAGATAAAGGCTCAGGCCCTAATGACTTCTGTCATACCACCTCAGTCAAACATTCCCAATGCTAGAACCAAACCATCTCGTGCCCCATCCGTACCCACCCAGCCGGCCAGTGCCGTCAAGTCTGCTTTTACACTCAGCCGCCGGCCATCTGTTCGTCAACCCATCCAGCCTATCTTAGCTCAACCTATACCGCAACCCTCTCAGGCCAAACAGATCCCTACATCATCCCGCTATCCGTTTCCCACCCAACCAAGCAAAAAACCTTTCCCATCTCCAGGCACCTTGCTCGTACCGTCTCCGACTCATTCAGCTACGCATGCAGAACGTGAAGCTTATTTCGCTAGTGTGACTGACTTACCGCTAGAGATGCTTATTGAGACGCAAGATGGTGCGTCGGCATCCAAGAAGATAAATATACACGTCTCAACCAGTCGATCAGACAGAGATAGAGCAAAGGGGAAAATCGCCTCAAATATGTCCGCAAGTTCAAACACATCTTTGCCTAGTATTGAGCAGAAATCAAAGAGGGCGAGGAGTTTAGGAAGTGGTGGGAGTTCAAAGATTAGCTTAGGCAGAAGAGTGACGGATGTGGTCAAGGCGGAAAGCTCTTCGGGCGTTAGAAGGAAATCTCGCCCC TCGGTAGGCAGGAGTCTGGGGAGTGCTGGAAGTAGACTAGAGCGGAACATAACCGATAGCGCGAGAACCAAGAGTTCAACAAACCAAAATTCACCAAAGGAATATCGCTATCAG GCCTCAGACCATCTCCCCGTACCGGATGCGGCTCCTATCAAATCTCACGTCACGGAATCTATCACCAACCGACGATTCCCCTTGCCCTCTTCACACGCTTTTACGCAACATCAACCAACGGCTGGTGGTACAATCAAAGGCGTCCGCAGCGGAGAAACCATCACCATTCCTCAATACCTGCCCAAACTATCCGAAGCGCCCATTGCTCGAGCAGAAAGCAAGcgtcttcctccttccatTGTTGCAGAAGCGATCAAGGTTCCCATCTCCGTCCAAACGGCCCCAGGCGGGTTGGCAGTGCCACCTGTACGAATTTCAACGGAAGCTGCGGTAATCCTGGCTAGAAAGCTAGCTTTTCTAGCGAGCACAATCCATGCCCACACATTAAATACCGCGCCCACTCATCACACACCATCTCAAGAACCCCTTCCTCCGAGCACAAGCCTCCAGATGGACGTACTTTACCTTACGCCACCCCTTCCGAACCCCGGGCCCTTGCCTGGCCCTGCGCCGACCCACCGACATCAAAAGCCACTTCCTCGACCGGCGTTGACTCCCCGACCTTCGAACGACGCTTTGATTGCCAATTTGGAACATGTGAAGGGTGAGAGGGGTAAAGGAAGTCTGATGGCGATGTTTGAAAGTGCTGCTAGTCCTGACAGTGGTATT AAAACGACGTGCACGCCAAATATTATGGTGGAAACTTCTTCAGAAAAAGAAGCAACCATCGCCCTTCAGCCTTCCATCGCTCACCATGCTTCCCAACGCTCGGTTAATATCC CCCGTCCGAGTCATCAACGTCAACCATCCGCGCGTGGTTCTCATCCCCAACCACATGGATTACATCATCCTGTCTCGACTTTACAATACCTCGACGTTCCCAGATCATCACGCTCCAGGCATGGCAACGGTAGTGACAGCGGTAGTGGTAAAAGACACAGCACTGGTAGTGCTAACGGAAGTCAGAATCTACCATTCCTACTCTCCCCCCAGTCCAATTCACAGTTTTCAGGGACATGCCGATCTGATGAAGACCAGGTGTCGTTTGAAGTACCGCAAGGCTCAAGGCGGAGACTGAGAGTGACGCTGAACTGGTTGAAGGATGGAAGTCGGAGAGGGAGCAGTACGAACGGTGGAACAAGTCAGAAGGAGAGAAGTGTGCAGCGGTCTGATAAACCGCCTGCCGTACCACCAAAAGAGTTGTTCTGCCAGGAGGGTAGTTATAATAGTAAACTTCCAAGGCAAAGGGGTTATAGAGATG GCTCGCAGTCCGAGCACCCCATTCCAGTCAATAAACTTCCAAATTTCGATCATTCTTCCACTAAAATTGACCCCTCACATGGACaccaaaaagaaaaagaaaatCAACCAATGTATGGAAACTGGAAGCAAAATCTCAACTCTGCCAATCCGGCTTTCAAACTCACCTTTAATCCTTACTATGCTAGTGCACCTCTCCCACGGCATAATCCAACTGAAGTGTATAATGTCCGGATGCCATTTGCGTATCCGCAACCGCAGCCGCCGGAGATGTCGGTTTACAGACCTTTGGATCACGGTCAAAGAACGGAACAAGTTCAGAAGAAAGGTCCGGAGTCACTAGAAAAAGAAAGTGTGGATCCGCCATCTGAGAAGATGAGCCCAGTGGCGGCTGATGACAATATATCTCCTACAGGAGGATCCGTAAGGGCGGCGGCGGGAGTAGGCGCTTACCCTCAATCACTGAGCCAGAGACGGCAGTATCCTTGGCGGCAGGGCCGTAATATCTTCCAACGTATGTTCAACCGCGATTCATATCAGTTTACAAATCGAAAGACCAATCCCGTAAATGGAGAACTTCCTTCTGAAGATATTCACGCTTGGCGCCGTAAAATTCCTGTTGGTCGTCCACCTACGGCAGTACAGAAAAATCTCCCTAGCACTTTTACACGACCGACTATTGCAAACACGTTTGGTCGCGGGACGGCGTACGACCCAGCACGCCCTGGGAGGGTTCCAGACAGGTGGTGGGAGAGATTAATGTCCACAAGGCAAACTGACGAACAGTCAACGAGGAAGAAACTAAGACTTCCGGACCCCGCGCCCCTAGATCCCCCTCGTAATACTCAACAAAACCGGCCTCGAAATCAAGCGGATACTTTACCCCAAAAAGCTCCTTATCTGCGAAATCGCATtagagaaaaggaggagaaaCGGAGACAAACGGGCGGTGAAAC GATACAAGGAATGACAGTTGCAAGAGAGGTCGACCAAGAAGGTGAAGGACTGGGTAACAAAAGTCAGGAGAAGTGGGAGAATCCAG GCGCAACTAAAATTTGGTCTGGCTACAGAATACGTCCCTTGGCGCAGTCGCCTCACTACGTAAGACCATGGGGAGGCACGTCTTCGTCGTCGGCCCAGTCAATCTTGGCATTCGGACAGGACCTCGCAGCAATAGAGGCACCAAAATAG